A region of the Haematobia irritans isolate KBUSLIRL chromosome 5, ASM5000362v1, whole genome shotgun sequence genome:
TGTCCTTGGTGTGTATTGAccggtcccagttctggtcaaaacgtatggaagggaccggccactttaacatgggtttgtcattgacggggtaaatttatactttaggacacgtcttggactcattccataggacatgtcctgggacaatttagcaggagctccccatagacaggtcctcaggaacgactctcggacaaactcttagaaatctgtttcattttgggCATCCAAATCGCAttcgaaatgaaaaaaacttttgatatatgtcgaacaataggttattctgataattttatttcactaaatgtgtagatcccataagattttaatatcaagcgagtacgggaatcaataaattacgactatttcaaaatagcaactaactggagctccGGTACCAGTTCTGCGATAGGTCCATCAGTGGCAATTAGCATCAGTAGGGATAAATGACAATATCCACATTTGCATCTattaaaaatctcaaaaataaGGCACTTTATAAAGGAGTTTTATATATTGTGCAAGATAACGACATTCAATATTTTACGGAAATATGTAAAATTTCTGAAATGTTTTCATAAAATGGGAATTAACAAAGAATTTGCTAAATACTTAAACTATTTTAAATAAAGTCGGATAAACCAGCTATTGCCTCCGTTAAGTAAATTTCGGGGACTTTATACTATAATCACCAAATACTTATGACTTACATTTTGGGGACATACTACGGTGACATCTTTACAATGATATCTTTAATATTACTATATTAgtgataaatttttaatattaccgaatttagagaacatttccATTCAGCGAAGGTACCTGTGTTCTATTGATGAACAAATTTTAACTGTCTGTAATGTGAACCTATCTTTTATCTTTTCCTAAATATGCACAACTTTGGTGACACGCATGTTGAATGCATATTGAAATATCAATTAAGAGTTAACTTACTATCTCCCatatacaaaaaatgttaacataaacttattttgccataCACATTTCTGCTAGTAAATTGTTTTGAATATGAACATATATCTCCAAATATTATATCTTAACATCAGCACACGTTCTTTGGGGACATGCATGGTTAATCGTAGACGTTCCAAGTCAACTTTGGGGATATTTATGGTAaatgttaaattaaatatttccaattattaTATCTACACAtcagcacaattttttttacagtagCATAATCAAGCAAACTTCGGGGACATGCATGGTTAACCATATGACCTTTACACTCTAAGTCACTTTTTTTGGGGACATGTATGGTTAATGTACATTGCatgaataattgaaatttaaattattatatttccaAATATTAAATCTTCACTTCagcatatgttttgtttttttttctatgcattttatgatttaattgaatattttagttACTAAAGTTTACTCAATTATCCGAttatttatagcaaaattttgatgcatatACAAATAGGCaatcagaaaattattttttttcatattttattttagttacttatagtttagttaaataaaaatcataaattgaatttttccatTATACAAAAGTTCAACTATTGGTCATTAACCCTTTTCAAATGGACAAACTCAATATGTAGAATAGATGGATTTTCACAGAGGAGTTCCATATACGAGTATAATTGTGAGTTTATTCACATGTATTGAGATCAATATACACACATGTATATGACCACATATACACCTATACATGTTCATTAATTGAATCATCATAAACCAAACTCTAATGAAAGCTCTTCTATTATCCAAATACAAAgttccccccaaaaaaataaaattgaaataaaaaataaacgctAAGTATCATTTGCATATTTTAGCAAGCAACCATCAATCCATATATCcatgatttcatttctattacaTCTACATTTTTTCAACCTCCCATGCCATCTATCGTTTATATAAAACAATCAATAGCCATAATCAAATATAACTAACCGAAAACTCATTCCAAATCAGGTGAATTTGAAATGCAAACCCATATTAAGCAGCATACATTTGTATTTGGCTTGGAAGAGGGCTTTCTGATTTGGATATGTGAGAATATGCATGCAGAAGGGTCATTTgtgtaatcaaatattttttttttttttggcaatttcTACTGAATTACATACATAAAAAACTCAATAGGgaaaatatgcaattaaaattttttggtttgcGGAAGTTATGAAAAGACCATATGGTGTAAcacaatttctatggaaagacaagggagaagagagagagagagagagttaattCCCTTTTTGGGAACAATTATGTCATTTCCATTAGAGAGaagattattattataaattatttttgagaaaaaaacaaatgctCCTTTTTATTTAATATCGGTGGATCTTAAATGATCtgaacatttaaataatagaaagtCAACAATCGTGCATAAGCTAGACTTGCTTATAGAGAGTCGATGTTTCAATttcagtttttaacaaaaacccAAGACGTTTTTAAAAGGCGttaataaaaatgattttccTTGTAGAatacaaaacaattttctatcgaattcaTTGGAGCTATTTTAGAGCTATTAAACTTTCAGATAATCTCATAAATGGAAATTGAATAACTTACTTATTGTAAACTTATTTATTGTAATGTATAGCAAAAAccctaattttttcaaaatatttcaagtGAGTTTCGTTGTAGAACTTTAATCGAGAAGAGCTCTGGAGTAAGAAATCCaaaaaagatataaaaaataaatattccagatacacgcagagaaggaatatgatcacctcaaacatgtttcaagagcaaaatgttatttttgtatggtgaccatgtaacatgtttgtcactaaaatgttattttctcgtcaaatataacctgcttgccgaaatcagatacatgatttccgagaaaataatatggttgcgaaaaccatgttacatggtcaccacccaaaaataacattttgctcttaaaacatgtttgaggtgatcatattccttctctgggtgtatcaaTGAGATACAATTTTGGGGACATGTCGTTAAGTTTTAGGGACaggtataaattaaaaaaaagtattacCCCCTCATAAGATGTTTTTGGCAACCTTTATTTCCTAAACCTTTTTCATTAGCGCAAATTACATTGAAAATGCTGATTAAGGGGTAAATTTGTTCGGAATATAAATTGAGGACAACTTTGGGGACATGTATGCTACTTGCACAGGTATAATTCGTAAAATTCGAGGACATTTTCACAAATACATGATTTGTATATGCCAATGTTTCAACTATGAGATTATAAGACCATCTTTCAAACTTTGGGGACATGCATTCGGGCAGGATGCACTgattttgattttagaaaaaaaaaaacaattttctaccaAATTCATTGGACCTATTTTAGTGCTATTATACTTTCAAATAATCTCATAAAGGGAAATCGAatgaattacaattttcatgGAATATGTATTGTCTCGAAGAACTTACCTAAGGTGAAGTTTGGTGCGTTTATAATTTCCAACAACTACTACTCAGTTTGAAGTCCGTAAGTCTAGGCATCTTCTCCTTTATTACAACTCTATACGTATACTGGCCTTATAAAAATTCCTCGACCTTTTTAGAGGtttgtgcgttttttttttcaacaaaagaaaaaaatcaatttcccaCAACTCTTTGGCTTCAAGTGCAACAGTTTCCAGgttctattttcaaaatttcctttaatttaagtttgttttgtttttatacatcatggaaatccttacttcaattataTTTCATGGCAATTGTCAGTGCCAATGTATCATATGCAAGAGTATAACAGCCATTGAATATcttagagaaactttttcgtgggTGTTAATTAAACTTTAAGATATTTTTCAGTCAAAAAGTTTGCCTTCGTCAAATATGGTGGTTTGtggcataataataataatagcaaAAATGATGAAGAtgagaatttcaaaaattttgaatacttcTAACTCTAACTTTGTATATTTGCTTTATAGGGGAAGAAGAAGCCTTCCTTTAATTCCATAGACTTATTCGCGATGATAGATATGTAAAGGATATTAATTGTAGTGGAAAtgcttttggtagattagtgcaAACAGTGGATAATACGAtagatttaaattgaaaattgtgaAGCTTAGATCCTATGAAGGAAACAAATTGTAGTTCCAGTATTCAAAGTCAAATTTAGGAATATAAgattaatcaaattattttctttaatcaGTGTTATCACTGATTTTATTATCAATTCACCAGAAATCATTGTTTCCATTGATAAATCAGTCAAGTATCCCAGTTTAACTATCacagaaaatttgctttgaaatGTTTGCATAAATATAGGCGGTATACGTGTCCACTTGGCAGGCAGGATCCTCAATAAAACATGTTGACTATTAGATGTGCTGAGAGAATCACCGCAGAGCATACAAAGGATCATAGGGTACCAGATTCGACCGAACActcaaaagaaatcaaattatatTGTTTAATTCGTGTtattgtacacgcaaagaaaaaaaaacgtttggaaaacgtgtaccgaaaacgtttttcttttgttagagttttttgaattgcttcgaaaagtataaacttttatcaccaaaaaaaaaaagtttgttacaaaatttttattttttcaataaaaaaatttatttttgaaccaacaacacagtccatttcgtttatatcaaacactgttcttttctaaatttaggtctttaataagacacattttacagtttatagtaaaaatttaatatagtagaatgtgatgttgaacattttttcggaaccttccgaccatatctggaatatatatattaaaaaaaaactttggtcgaagcagggatcgaacccacgaaccttggcatgcaagtcgaacgtagcaaccactgctccacggtgcccaactaaatgtatttttctgttaaataaactttgtttaatcggctcgtgggcgccgcaagctatgctatataaatataacttatatgggtaattgtctattgatgacaataacggctacatggctcagtggatagtgtgttggtttaaaaattgcatggtccgcggttcgattctccgtccaggcgaaaggtaaaaaaaatttaaacacttataaaatcgtataatttcttctacattgtttgtgttacagaaaaaggtgctaagaactaaaaaacttcgtggaagtgagaaagatgtgagggaaaatgcaattagccggaacaaatttttttttgagttagtctttatgaattttttttttacatcctggaaaagaataaacgtttatcacaaaaagtatatacttttcttccaaatacacttcctttcaacgaaaagcaaatgagaaacgaactttgtttgtctagaatttcgtttgggaggaaagaattatttttttgcgtgtactaccAGTTTTGACACGATGACACTTTTGTGACCCTTTTTTTATTGTTCCACAAAATTTCAGGCTTTCTCCATTTTTGTGCCACCTCTCCAACTCgctgtgccactttttaaataattacgaacagtcaaaataaatcaaatacccCCCTTTGATCCATGTTACCGTTGTGCAACATTAGAGGAAATTTGCCATTTTTCAAGCGATAATACTTTTGTCTCCACTTTTTTATGCtgccacaaaatttttaacttttgacATTTTTCTGCCACCTTTTTGCCTTATTGTGCAACTTTTTAAATAATTCCGAACATCCGAAATAAATCAAATTCTCTCCTTAAATTcgtcttataaagggtgatttgttaagagcttgataactttttttttttaaaaaaacgcataaaatttgcaaaatctcattggttctttatttgaaacgttagattggtccatgacatttactttttgaagataatttcatttaaatgttgaccgcggctgcgtcttaggtggtccattcggaaagtccaattttgggcaactttttcgagcatttcggccggaatagcccgaatttcttcggaaatgttgtcttccaaagctggaatagttgctggcttatttctgtagactttagacttgacgtagccccacaaaaaatagtctaaaggcgtcaaatcgcatgatcttggtggccaacttaccggtccatttcttgagatgaattgttctccgaagttttccctcaaaatggccatagaatcgcgagctgtgtggcatgtagcgccatcttgttgaaaccacatgtcaaccaagttcagttcttccatttttggcaacaaaaagtttgttagcatcgaacgatagcgatcgccattcaccgtaacgttgcgtccaacagcatctttgaaaaaatacggtccaatgattccaccagcgtacaaaccacaccaaacagtgcatttttcgggatgcatgggcagttcttgaacggcttctggttgctcttcactccaaatgcggcaattttgcttatttacgtagccattcaaccagaaatgagcctcatcgctgaacaaaatttgtcgataaacacatttcgaaccgaacactgattttggtaataaaattcaatgatttgcaagcgttgctcgttagtaagtctattcatgatgaaatgtcaaagcatactgagcatctttctctttgacaccatgtctgaaatcccacgtgatctgtcaaatactaatgcatgaaaatcctaacctcaaaagaatcaccctttagtagtaTCACATTTTCACGACAACACTTTTCTGACACTTTTTTATtgtagaacaatttttttttattttttttttacatatttgtgccaacattttatcaTATAGTGGTACTTTTTAAATAATTCCTTtggtattcaaatatttttgttaaatattgaaACGGTATCTCTTTAAAATGATGGGACATTTGTGCCGCCCATAAGTAtgcacataaaattttctatagaatgtattTATTCTcctaaaaagtcaatttttaggagaagctcaagaattgagcttcgatacaaatttaaatctgTCTAACAAAcaactgcaaaattttatagaaaataatatgtaaaatatcctttaattcgtattttttgctttataaaaaTTGTGCTACTGTTTAAAAATTAGTATGCCAACTTTTATTGTGAGTGAAACGGTTTATGTCACTTTTTAGAAATTATCAACGACTTTTCGCTTTCAATGACATTTAAAGACCATTCACAGTTGACTTGGGCCAGCAATAAATTTTGGAGGCTGAGAACTTAAAGGTCGATTAGTCGAAATTGAACTCTAAAACGTTGACTTtgtcttttattgaataaaaaattggatAGGAAATTTCCCCAACTCATTGATAGATAAATTACCTGACATGTCTGCAGAAAATGTTAGGATCTTTTAACCAGTGGCGATAGATGCCATTCGTAATAAAAAGTGGCCCAAAAAGTGTCATTCTTTCtcgcaaataattaattttatttatacaagcctttatatattattgcataataattttatatatatgtaatcgaaaaaaagtattttagtCGTTGACAATCCAGTTTACCTACCAtcgaaaatattctatgaaatatttgcatacttttgggCGCCATATGCGTCAGTTTAAATGCATCGGCGTAAGGTGAGCGTgatcttttatttttcttttttcttttaattattcaaaattatctATCAATATAGGAAATTTGCAAGCTTTTCATGAGTTAATATAGTTCAAAGATTTACTCGGAGACGTAAGACGATTTTTTGATTCCTTAGTTTAAAGCCCATTAGTTCAGAGTGGTCAATATCAAAAATAGATAGTGTACAAATTAAAATTCGATTAGTCGAAATTGAAGGCTAAAAAACTGAATTTGACTTTtattataccaaaatttggaaatacgATGTATCTCGGGATTGAGTTAATGGAaaaaagacatcaaatgactCAATGCCGAGTAAAAGTTCTAATAGGTGTCATTCGTAAAAACAGGtggcatggttaggttaggttaggtggcagcccgatgtatctggctcacttagactattcagtccattgtgataccacattggtgaatggtgaacttctctcttatcactgagtgctgcccgattccatgttaagctctatgacaagggacctccattttgtaaccgagtccgaacggcgttccacattgcagtgaaaccacttagagaagctttgaaaccctcagaaatgtcaccagcattactgaggtgggataatccaccgctgaaaaactttttggtgttcggtcgaggcaggaatcgatcccacgaccttgtgtatgcaaggcgggcatgctaaccattgcaccacggtggctccccgtgGTGCAGGTGGCATAAAAATGGTAATTTATTTAATGAAGTTTTTATGTATATTGTCATTGTataatcaaattattaaaatcactCCTTTAAGTTGACAATGCAGAGGAGTAACTCATAAATGACATAAAAAGATATGTCATCTTTCCGGGTtagggaaaaaattaaaaaaaaaaaaacgttagagTGTAAAATGTATAAACTTCAAAATGTCAAGAGGTAGCACAAAATGACAAGAGGTAGCACAATAATGTTAAATATatcatttagtggcacaaaacGAAGCAAATTTATCACTAAAGTGGGTCACCGATATCAGAATTGATCTATTCCCGGGCCCATTTTtcatttcctaaaaaattttctgatttctGCTTCCCTGATACCACTGTTCTCATGAATTACATGCATTTCCACAGTTTCCTCCATCTTCAGTATCTTCCTCTTAAAACTGAAATTCTTTGTATACCAATTTCATTTAAAGTTTTCCCCAATATAATCaagcaaaatattctaaacatatataaatcttTATAAATTGCATTTTGAGTTTTAGCTTAACGCGCAGACAGACAATAAAGTCATACCTTAACACAGGAGCTAAGTAAAGTTAACAGCATCATCAGTGTCATCAAGGACGGCATCACAACTGCCATCAATGGAATAAACCACAATCTATGGCTGCAAGGCTTAATGTCACTCATACGTTTTAAGAAGAATTAGCGTAGAATGTAATTGGAAATTAACAAAGGTAGGAAAGATGCGCTTCTAAAACTTTGCAACAAACATGTCAATATTGTTTAGTTTTAGGTAATCAGGGAAATAGAAACTTGATGAAATCTAACGAAGAAGAGGTTTAGGGAAGTTAGGAGAAATATTACGAGGATAAACTTTAGCTAACTAACAAGTGAACAAAAGATACTAAGAAGTTGTGGAAATGTGGAAAGCTGTTGCTTAAGAACTGTTTCAGGAGGGAAGAATTGAGTATTCGTCTTTGTTCCATTAGGGattcaagtatgccaaattaggGAAATGAAATCAGATTTAGATGAATGAATGGTGCTGACCCACAAAGACTTATGCCTTCCACAAATTATTTCACTACCAGAAATTTGAGAATATcaaccaccaaatcctcagccacgctATTCACTATatgaacataaaaattttaatgtcaGACAGTTGAATGTGAGTGTCGATGGCAGAGCAATTCCGATAAAAAAACTACCCCAAGATTCTATGATTCATATTAGACAGCATTTTTAAGTAGTCTGCACGTGGTAGAAGTCAGTCTCCTGCTGGCGGCACTTGGGTGCGGAACAAGAAACCTTGTGACTACCTTAAGGCAATAGGCCGATCAGGCGCAAACAATGCATATCCACTGGAGACATCTCATGCCAGTGGCACGCATAGTATAAACTGTCCTTACAGTTGCGCGTAGAAATGTTCACAGTACTCCCCTTGATCATCTTTATGGGGAGATGAAGATCCTCTCCGTGCTTACTCCTGGGTTGTTGTCGCAGTTACTAGGAATGAAGCTTTGATCTTCACTttctagagagagagagagatccaGCATTACGAAGTAGAGCCTCTAGAGCAGGCAGGGCTAGACAGGATTCATGAAGATACTGtatctgaagcggtgagaagctatccagttaatttgtTGGACCACCGCCCTTAGCATTTTGACTACCCATAAGGCAATAAGCCTATCAGTCAACTATGCACAGTCACTGTGGACATTTCCGGCAAGTGGCACGCATAGAATAAATATACAGACCTGTGAGAACGCTGACCTTAAAATTGCGAGATAGTGTATCTGCAGTACTCTCCTGGAGCGTCGTAATGGGGAGACAAAGATTCTCTCCGTGCTTACTGATAAGTGCATGTTGTCAAGGCAGTATCACCTGGTTTGTTAACGCAGTTACCATcgaaatcaccatcttgtggatagacaaccatcACACAGGAATGAAGGTTTGATCTTACGAAGGAGAGCCTCTAGAGCAGGTAGGTCTGAACAGATTCATGAAGATACTGTAGTGTAGTAGAGAAGCCATCAGGTTAATTTTGTGCTCAGAGTTCGACCACCGCCAGTAGAACCAGAGGAAAAAAACATCCCACTGGAAACCCCGGGTAGTTTTCGTTCAACTAAGATCAGCCGCCTTCTACGTGATTGATGGCAGAATAATTGACGTGTGTATCATCTATACTGAAAAGTCCACATGATTCGCGTCCGCTTGCCCAGCAAAATCCACCCGATTACCAACCGGATCAATTTGGACGCATCCCACCTCAGCCACAAATTCCTAGATCGGGATGCATGCCGATAATAGGACTTATAACAAAAGTTTTGTAAGGTTTTATGAGTTTCTTCtccaaggctatctttagcttACAAATACTAACCCTTGCAACTAATGCCTTGAATGATACGCACTTTCTAACCCTACTCTTAGCCCTAAACTTGATCACTTATgtctacaaattttaaatatcagAAAACGATCTTTACTCACTCGGTGAATCCATAAGCAGATCATGAGCTCCAATTGATCCCTCGGTACCATTGGGTGACATTGATGGCGGTGGTGGTAATTCACCCATATGATCACGTTCTCTATCTCGTTCTCGTTCTCTTTCACGCTCTCTTTCTATTTGCTGTTGTAATACAGCACTTGTGGTTGGACTCATTTTCATGGGATGCATTGAATGATGTGAACTATGATGATGCATCGATGAGGAGGGATTTGTTATAGATGCACTTGGTCCCGCAGGTGAGGTGGGTGAGCCTGTCAGATTGGCAGTTGGTGGACCATGAGATTTTGTTATGGTCAATTCACCATTGGATGAGGAAAGTCTATCAAAAGGAAGATAAATGGAAAAAGCGGTTAGATGCGATCCTGCTTGTTACTGAGAATGCTTCCTTACCTATTCATGCTATTAAGTACATTAGCCGTTGATGTTGCTGTATTCGAGGATGAGGAGGCTGACAGCATACCCACACCATTACCCATATAATCTCGTTCGTGTGGTGAATCCAGGGAAATTGAAGGATGAGGAGTTTGTCGTCCCATAGAATGATGCGATAGAAGTGGTGAATGTGCACGGAATATTTGGTTACTGGATGATGAGCCCACAGGTGAAGAATAGCCTCTTTCGTTGCAGTTATTCGAGGAGGTGGAAGCAGCCTGGCTGGCTGCCGAAACCTCTTTGGCCAAGGCAGCAGCCGCTGCGGCCGCGGCAGCAGCAGCACTTCTGGCATTTAAGGTGGCAGGTGAAGCAGCTCGTATTCGTTCTCTCTCCCTATCGCGTTCTCTTTCTCTAAATCCTTCTCGCTCACGCTCTCGTTTCTCCTCACGTTCTCTCTCCCGCTCCCTTTCACGTTCGTGATCTCTTTCTCTATCTCTTTCACGTTCACGTTCTCGCTCTCGATCACGTTCCCTCTCACGCTCCTTCTCTCTCTCACTGCTGAGATGACTTAAGTTAATGCCTCCACTTATTGTACTACTACTACTTGGCCGAGAGGGAGAAAGTTTTAACGCATGCTGTTCACGTGCCTCTCGTTCTCTTTGGACCATACTACTGGAAGTACTGGATGAAGGATGTGGCGAAGCCGAGGAATTGCCCAAACGATGGTGACCACCATATTGATGGCCCAAATCATCAGAACCCATATGAACTTTTGGCTTGCATTCGAGTTTGGGCGAAGCCAGCCCTTCGGCATGCCTTAAAGCCTGCGTATGATGATGTAAGGCTGCCGCCGCTGCAGCCGCATGATGATGGGGATGTAGATGAGGTTGTGTCTCGGGTTTGATATGCAACTGCGATTGAAGATGGAAAGCTgcagctgctgctgctgccgctGCTGCAGCAGCTTTTGTACTATTTGAGGGCGAAGAAGGCGGGGATCTTTCATTGGACGATCGTAAATGCAAGTCATGATGATGACcaagctgttgttgttgttgctgttgagcCTGAGCCtggtgttgttgctgttgctgctgctgatgatgatgattggcTGCGGCTGCTGCAAACAATTCTGGATGTAAAGCCGCCAATAGCTGCTGAACTCCATTGGAAAAGAGATTAGGTTTGAGTAAATTCGTTGGTGCTTGGGCAAGTTGAGGCAAGGTGGGCGGTTGATGTAAGGCAGCCAAAGAGGCTGACAAATGAGGTGTAGCTGCCCCCAATAACGGAGGCGGTTGTGGTGCCTGCGGTTGCTGGGGAGGGAAGCCGGCAAAAGCTCCAAAGTTCGATAGGAATTGTTCGTTGGTATTGACTTGGGGACTCACCGGTATTGTGAGAATGGTTTGGACAGCAATTCCTAGAGAAACGAAAGAGATAGAGAGAAAAAGTTAAGCTAAAGAAATACCAGCAATCGACTCATACTCACCTTGTGCCGTGGGTATAAGCAGCTGGGCTCCCTGCACCCCTTGTACAAGTTGTCCTGAGGCCAATATCAGCTGTGGCATTTGTGAACTGGCTGGTGGAGCTTGCAATTGGGGTGGTGGTGAGGCAGTGGCCGCTGTCCCTTGAGCTGCTGCAGCTGCCGCCGCATTACTCAAGGCATTCACCAATGCATTTTGTGTTGAAGCCGTTGATTGTCCACTTCCTCCTCCACCCCCACTCGACATACTACTCGCTCCATGATTGGGTGAAGAGGAGCTATGATTATTTTGATTatcgccaccaccaccaccgttACTACCTCCTCCACTTCCTCCACCATTACTATTACTGCCAGCACTCTCTGTGGCTATGTGGCCCATAACTTTGTGTGAATTAAGCAATTCCGAAGCCATACTTGTGGGTATGTGGCCACCACTATTGGCCACACTTAAATTGAGGGGTGAATTTAATGCGGCCGCTGCTGCTGTGGCCTGTATACCCGCCGCCAATCCTTGTAGGCTGGCCAAAGCTGCAGCAGTGCCTCCTATGCTTTGTTCTTGTTGGAATGTTGAgagactttgtaatttttgtaaatttaacaTTTCTTGCACTAGAATGGAATAGGGGGAagaaactataaaaattttctggtgAAAAAGCTGGCATGTGGTGGATGGTGTaggtgtatgtgtatgtgtgtgtgcgtgaatGAGAGGATTGTTAGTGAACTAAGGAATGATGATTTGCTTGAGTATTAGTATAATGTCCCATATAAGTAAATGTTTAGAGTGAGACTAGCATGGAAAGGTCAAAGGTATTATTAGGTTTCCATTTCAGCAAGGGTTTTTCTGTGAGAGAACAAATGAGGTTTCCTTTTGTCCAGATTATGTAAATTGTAGTGATAATTGGTGTAGACGAAAAAAAGCAATCAAAATGTATTCAACAaagtttttgtgtgattttttagggttttg
Encoded here:
- the pdm3 gene encoding POU-domain protein pdm3 isoform X2; this translates as MAEGCEDTDNNSGNRNADNAPTMLGTVLPCEAAITASLGVSGGGLMKREFVDATSVLGAHLTASVSLASPITAPMISPNNSTVNNGLNHSISNNNSSVSSTTTNTTSPLPTVRPTPTTSTTAKTNNNGTLTPLVCATALSSSSSSSSSSSSSSSSNSSISSTTSSLNSTSTASSSTTAAIANTSNTNKSPSSSPYSSATVASLSGVSPHSPGRATPGPNNSNASCGLAAPSTPTPTPTPLGLVSTATVASSTSVGSPRVNNCGTPPPGGDVHMAMNIKTEADFDKDIAPQKLISPVGNSIGDLPMHFNGADDKDHLKELEFYKNLAKAASLASQNNNNSNTSNNNLDKSPIPHHQHLQNSNDLHLSSSPAASPEHMQIDVDPHLHHHHHQQQHHHHHLQRAKEEEEEYDEDIQQHDGDVLLHNSRRNDHLEDHVMTDVDGDLSDHHHLQPQQHQHQSSEQAKALAAAAAAAQAHLNGTMQEMLNLQKLQSLSTFQQEQSIGGTAAALASLQGLAAGIQATAAAAALNSPLNLSVANSGGHIPTSMASELLNSHKVMGHIATESAGSNSNGGGSGGGSNGGGGGDNQNNHSSSSPNHGASSMSSGGGGGSGQSTASTQNALVNALSNAAAAAAAQGTAATASPPPQLQAPPASSQMPQLILASGQLVQGVQGAQLLIPTAQGIAVQTILTIPVSPQVNTNEQFLSNFGAFAGFPPQQPQAPQPPPLLGAATPHLSASLAALHQPPTLPQLAQAPTNLLKPNLFSNGVQQLLAALHPELFAAAAANHHHQQQQQQQHQAQAQQQQQQQLGHHHDLHLRSSNERSPPSSPSNSTKAAAAAAAAAAAAFHLQSQLHIKPETQPHLHPHHHAAAAAAALHHHTQALRHAEGLASPKLECKPKVHMGSDDLGHQYGGHHRLGNSSASPHPSSSTSSSMVQREREAREQHALKLSPSRPSSSSTISGGINLSHLSSEREKERERERDRERERERERDRERDHEREREREREREEKREREREGFRERERDRERERIRAASPATLNARSAAAAAAAAAAALAKEVSAASQAASTSSNNCNERGYSSPVGSSSSNQIFRAHSPLLSHHSMGRQTPHPSISLDSPHERDYMGNGVGMLSASSSSNTATSTANVLNSMNRLSSSNGELTITKSHGPPTANLTGSPTSPAGPSASITNPSSSMHHHSSHHSMHPMKMSPTTSAVLQQQIERERERERERDRERDHMGELPPPPSMSPNGTEGSIGAHDLLMDSPNEPTINQATTNMVDGIDLDEIKEFAKAFKLRRLSLGLTQTQVGQALSVTEGPAYSQSAICSALAAQMYAAQLSSQQQNMYVENGTNKFEKLDITPKSAQKIKPVLERWMKEAEESHWNRFKSGQNHLTDYIGVEPSKKRKRRTSFTPQALELLNAHFERNTHPSGTEITGLAHQLGYEREVIRIWFCNKRQALKNTVRMMSKGIV